A region of Allocoleopsis franciscana PCC 7113 DNA encodes the following proteins:
- a CDS encoding glycosyltransferase family 39 protein, with protein sequence MDNRKNLSLHYWALAGVMALGVALRFCNLDLKLLWLDEVLTALLSLGHRYKDVPLEVVFPASTLQELFTLQPHRSCAAIAQAVATESTHPPLFFCLMHQWLNGMEPVAHTLSWKLRALPALLGVGAIAATYAFNRIVFSPIAGLLGAAFMAVSPFAVYLSQEARHYTLPMLLIILALLGLMQIQHALYNRQQLPKPFVWLLWGIINSIGCYVHYFFILAFIAQLLTLTGLMYWRRRLLPKGSWLAVTLVIVGVAVSYLPWLSVMLGSFGRAETGWLPKPQHIAPLYQTVLAWLSMAIALPVESQPLWIQIPAVLLTIVFGGWVGWQGWRGLKLLWQQPETHLAILTLSGFILCVLLQFAGIIYLLGKDITVAPRYHFVYYPALCVLLGASFSSRKLKVILPWGSQKMGSNPSSQLQPATIFLSVSLLSCIFVISNLAFLKSFHPQQVARNMSVDGDVPIMMVVGYQNFQDVALGLSFALAIDQLHRGNLEGMTEASFAFLHREPSYEFVWQKLSKLPFLSVSRLNLWVVAPGLRRREYPPKLAIGNQSRCTIDPSQHYRIGIPYQLYRCVSTPDL encoded by the coding sequence ATGGATAACCGCAAAAACCTCTCTCTACATTATTGGGCGTTGGCTGGAGTCATGGCTCTAGGAGTAGCGCTGCGATTTTGCAATCTCGATCTTAAACTTCTATGGCTCGATGAGGTGCTGACAGCTTTACTCAGCTTAGGGCACCGTTACAAAGATGTACCTTTAGAGGTGGTATTCCCGGCTTCAACCTTGCAGGAGTTGTTTACGCTTCAACCCCATCGTAGTTGTGCCGCGATTGCCCAAGCCGTTGCCACCGAATCCACCCATCCTCCTCTGTTTTTTTGCTTAATGCATCAATGGCTGAATGGGATGGAACCCGTCGCCCACACGCTCTCGTGGAAACTCAGGGCGCTTCCTGCTCTCTTGGGGGTGGGTGCGATCGCAGCCACTTATGCTTTCAATCGTATCGTTTTTTCCCCCATCGCCGGTCTGCTCGGAGCCGCTTTCATGGCGGTTTCTCCCTTTGCCGTCTACCTCTCCCAAGAAGCACGTCACTACACGTTACCGATGCTGTTGATTATCCTGGCGCTACTGGGATTAATGCAGATTCAGCACGCCCTCTACAATCGGCAGCAGTTGCCAAAACCCTTCGTTTGGTTGTTGTGGGGCATCATTAACAGTATCGGTTGCTATGTCCACTACTTTTTTATTCTGGCATTCATTGCCCAGCTTTTGACCCTAACCGGACTGATGTACTGGCGTCGTCGGCTTTTACCCAAGGGAAGTTGGCTAGCCGTTACGCTGGTAATCGTCGGCGTGGCAGTGAGTTATTTGCCTTGGCTATCTGTGATGTTGGGCAGTTTTGGGCGTGCTGAAACAGGGTGGCTTCCCAAACCTCAACATATTGCTCCCTTGTATCAAACCGTTTTAGCTTGGCTGAGCATGGCGATCGCGCTGCCAGTCGAAAGTCAACCGTTGTGGATTCAGATCCCAGCCGTGTTATTGACTATTGTGTTTGGGGGTTGGGTGGGTTGGCAAGGCTGGCGAGGACTAAAGTTACTCTGGCAGCAGCCGGAAACGCATCTGGCAATCTTAACCCTCTCCGGTTTCATCCTTTGTGTGCTGCTGCAATTTGCAGGGATTATTTATCTGCTAGGCAAGGATATTACTGTTGCCCCTCGCTATCACTTTGTTTACTACCCAGCCTTATGTGTTTTGCTCGGAGCTAGCTTTAGCTCCAGAAAATTGAAGGTTATTCTTCCCTGGGGTTCCCAAAAGATGGGTTCAAATCCGTCTTCTCAGCTACAACCTGCAACCATTTTTTTGTCTGTTTCCTTATTGAGTTGTATTTTTGTCATTTCTAACTTAGCGTTTCTCAAATCCTTCCATCCTCAGCAGGTAGCCAGGAATATGTCCGTGGATGGAGATGTTCCCATCATGATGGTAGTGGGATATCAAAACTTTCAAGATGTTGCTTTGGGATTAAGTTTTGCGTTAGCTATTGACCAATTACATCGAGGTAATTTGGAGGGAATGACAGAGGCTTCTTTTGCCTTTTTACACCGAGAACCCTCCTATGAATTCGTTTGGCAAAAACTGTCTAAACTGCCCTTTTTATCAGTTTCTCGTTTGAATCTTTGGGTGGTTGCGCCTGGGTTGAGGCGTCGGGAATATCCTCCAAAACTTGCCATTGGGAACCAATCCCGCTGCACAATTGACCCTTCTCAACATTACCGAATAGGGATTCCCTATCAGCTTTATCGTTGTGTTTCAACACCTGATTTATAG
- a CDS encoding peptidoglycan-binding domain-containing protein produces the protein MAFNPRPLNLSVIKKGSTEAAVAAWQRFIQDAGFPIGAIDGNFGNGTDIATRAYQEKNGLLADGVVGAGSYTKALTQGFIFYVANLTAAMLLECLNFGEAQVKDLQQSLNAIAQLTPPLASDGDFGLNSARGLAEAYKKLDVSFRPALAQKLSASTKLKLGADFEPALDTITEYARRQRQRLSGAHWVKYFLASTSIDDLASPFRQKVQAFEKALLAAGAKIEIANTLRPPQRAYLMHYASKITRREIAPQNVPSRIGVDISWVHYTNAISIQAAQQMVDAYDIAFPPALQSRHTQGLAIDWLVTWQGTLNIKDAKGRMVSIASPRSSYENSALWRVGATYGVIKLASDRPHWSSDGH, from the coding sequence ATGGCTTTTAATCCTCGTCCTCTGAATTTATCTGTAATTAAAAAAGGCTCTACGGAAGCTGCTGTAGCGGCTTGGCAGAGATTTATACAGGATGCGGGATTTCCAATTGGGGCGATTGATGGTAATTTTGGCAACGGCACAGATATTGCTACTCGTGCCTATCAGGAAAAAAATGGGTTGTTGGCGGATGGGGTTGTGGGCGCTGGCAGCTATACGAAAGCTTTAACCCAGGGGTTCATTTTTTATGTGGCAAACCTCACGGCTGCTATGCTTCTGGAATGTCTCAACTTTGGCGAGGCACAAGTGAAAGACTTACAGCAGAGTTTGAATGCCATCGCCCAACTCACACCACCCTTAGCCAGTGATGGTGACTTTGGACTTAATAGTGCTAGAGGATTAGCAGAAGCTTACAAAAAGCTAGATGTCAGCTTTCGCCCAGCACTGGCGCAAAAGCTCTCTGCTTCGACTAAACTCAAACTCGGTGCTGACTTCGAGCCAGCCTTAGATACAATCACCGAATATGCCAGACGGCAACGCCAACGTCTCAGTGGTGCTCACTGGGTTAAGTATTTTTTGGCGAGTACCTCTATCGATGATTTGGCTTCACCGTTTCGCCAAAAGGTACAAGCGTTTGAGAAAGCCTTGCTGGCAGCTGGGGCAAAAATTGAAATTGCCAATACGCTTCGACCACCCCAACGGGCATACTTGATGCACTATGCCTCCAAAATTACGAGAAGGGAAATTGCTCCCCAAAATGTCCCCTCTCGCATTGGTGTTGATATTAGTTGGGTGCATTACACCAACGCCATATCGATTCAGGCGGCTCAGCAGATGGTGGATGCCTATGATATTGCTTTTCCCCCGGCATTACAGTCTCGTCACACACAGGGGCTGGCGATCGACTGGCTTGTCACTTGGCAAGGTACGCTCAATATTAAGGATGCAAAGGGACGAATGGTGAGTATAGCTTCTCCCCGCTCTAGTTATGAAAACTCAGCACTTTGGCGTGTCGGTGCTACCTATGGCGTGATTAAGTTAGCGAGCGATCGACCTCATTGGTCTAGTGATGGACATTAG
- a CDS encoding IS5 family transposase (programmed frameshift) — protein MYRKASSSPTPPENFELPFEGKLSQDNRWVIMANLIPWDEFEEEYAKIFSIDMGAPALPFRMALGSLIIKERLGISDRETVEQIKENPYLQYFIGRKHYSNEAPYDASLLVRFRERINVDLVNQINQRMVKKIQEETEEESKKKSLSERQETRESPNQGKLILDATCAPGDISYPNDLGLLNQARVKTEKIIDTLYKPLKGRLKKKPKTYRNLARKDYLKVAKKRRSSRKERRKAIKKQLKYIKRNLSHIDQLLQTGEALEGLSISQYKSLLVVAEVYRQQQWMYENKAQRIDDRIVSLSQPHIRPIVRGKAGKPVEFGAKLAASVRDGYVFLDRISWDNFNEAGDLKAQIEAFKQHTGVYPESVHVDRIYRNRENRAFCKERGIRISGPPLGRPPANVSSDKKKQALDDEKVRNAIEGKFGISKRRFSLNRVMAKLPHTSQTAIAITFLVMNLSTLLRQFFCLFLCNTQHHAFFLDNY, from the exons ATGTACAGAAAAGCTTCCTCAAGCCCGACCCCACCGGAAAACTTTGAGCTGCCCTTTGAGGGAAAGTTATCACAAGATAACCGTTGGGTAATCATGGCAAATCTGATACCCTGGGATGAATTTGAAGAGGAATACGCCAAAATTTTTTCTATTGATATGGGGGCACCTGCGCTGCCATTTCGGATGGCATTGGGTTCATTAATAATCAAAGAAAGATTAGGAATAAGCGATCGGGAAACAGTAGAACAAATAAAAGAAAACCCTTACTTACAATACTTTATAGGGAGAAAGCATTACAGCAACGAAGCCCCTTATGATGCCTCACTTTTGGTAAGATTTAGAGAAAGGATAAATGTTGATTTAGTAAATCAAATAAATCAAAGAATGGTAAAGAAGATTCAGGAAGAAACAGAGGAGGAATCTAAAAAAAAA TCACTCTCAGAAAGGCAAGAAACAAGAGAAAGCCCGAATCAAGGGAAATTAATTCTGGATGCTACCTGTGCGCCAGGAGATATCAGCTATCCCAATGACTTGGGTCTATTAAATCAAGCCAGAGTCAAAACGGAAAAGATAATAGATACTCTCTATAAGCCCCTAAAAGGGAGACTAAAGAAAAAGCCAAAAACTTATAGAAACCTCGCTCGGAAAGATTACTTGAAAGTCGCCAAAAAACGGAGATCGTCAAGAAAAGAGAGAAGAAAAGCTATAAAAAAACAACTGAAATATATAAAAAGAAATTTATCACACATTGACCAGCTCCTTCAGACAGGAGAAGCACTTGAGGGTTTGAGCATCTCTCAATATAAGAGCTTGCTGGTGGTGGCGGAAGTTTACCGTCAACAGCAATGGATGTATGAGAATAAAGCCCAGAGAATTGACGACAGAATAGTCAGTTTAAGTCAGCCCCATATCCGTCCAATTGTGAGAGGAAAAGCCGGAAAACCTGTAGAATTTGGAGCTAAACTAGCAGCAAGCGTCAGAGATGGATATGTCTTTTTAGACCGTATAAGCTGGGATAACTTTAATGAAGCCGGAGACTTAAAAGCCCAAATAGAAGCATTTAAACAGCACACAGGAGTCTATCCCGAATCAGTACATGTAGATAGAATTTATCGAAATCGCGAGAATCGAGCATTCTGTAAAGAAAGAGGGATTAGAATAAGTGGCCCCCCCTTAGGCAGACCTCCAGCTAATGTCAGCTCAGACAAAAAGAAACAAGCCTTAGACGACGAGAAGGTTCGCAATGCTATTGAAGGAAAATTTGGCATCTCAAAGCGAAGATTTAGCTTGAATCGCGTCATGGCTAAACTGCCTCATACTTCTCAAACGGCTATTGCTATCACTTTTTTAGTCATGAATCTTTCCACCCTGCTACGGCAGTTTTTTTGTCTTTTTTTGTGCAATACACAACATCACGCCTTTTTTCTCGATAACTATTAA
- a CDS encoding urease accessory protein UreH domain-containing protein: MLLDVDFFLLMTLGFLGSFGHCVGMCGPITVAFSLSQKRENPKGLLLGFHLLLNLGRLVSYTLVGAGIGGLGSLLLASGQLAGIGSGLRQGMAILTGLMLIWFGLVQIKPDFLPHLPLLHPLTQGKWHQRLSAAMSELSAKPYWWTPALLGGVWGLMPCGFLYAAQIRAAQTGDLWLGAATMLAFGLGTMPMMMGVGVSASKLSADKRSQLFRLGGWVTLTIGILTLLRTDAMVDYTGHASLILLMLALIARPIHRFWAQPLRYRRAIGVGAYVLALAHTGHMLEHTLQWNFEAISFMLPMHQMGIWAGIVALVLITPAALTSFDLLQKALGTRWRYIHLLSVPALVLAAMHTVLIGSHYLGDFEGIWENKLMVAIASFLVIAVLLIRLPQFWSLVSLQKFYLPPNLK, encoded by the coding sequence ATGCTACTAGACGTAGACTTTTTTCTGCTTATGACCCTAGGATTCCTAGGGAGTTTTGGTCATTGTGTGGGGATGTGTGGCCCCATTACCGTGGCTTTTTCCCTATCTCAGAAGCGAGAGAACCCCAAAGGATTACTCCTCGGATTTCACCTTTTGCTGAATTTGGGACGCCTTGTCAGCTATACCTTGGTGGGTGCTGGGATTGGGGGGTTGGGTTCTCTGTTGCTAGCTAGTGGACAATTAGCAGGAATTGGGAGTGGCTTACGTCAGGGGATGGCAATTCTCACGGGTTTGATGCTGATTTGGTTTGGCTTGGTACAAATTAAACCCGACTTTCTCCCGCATCTACCTTTGTTGCACCCACTCACTCAGGGCAAATGGCATCAGCGGCTGAGTGCAGCCATGAGTGAACTATCTGCCAAACCCTACTGGTGGACACCGGCTCTTTTGGGTGGTGTTTGGGGTTTGATGCCCTGTGGTTTTTTGTATGCCGCTCAAATTCGGGCGGCACAAACCGGTGATCTCTGGCTGGGTGCCGCGACAATGCTGGCTTTTGGCTTGGGAACGATGCCCATGATGATGGGAGTGGGGGTGTCAGCGTCTAAACTCAGTGCTGATAAACGCAGTCAACTGTTTCGTCTGGGAGGCTGGGTGACACTCACCATTGGGATCTTAACCCTGTTGCGAACGGATGCAATGGTCGATTATACTGGGCACGCCTCGCTCATCCTGCTGATGTTAGCGCTAATTGCCCGTCCGATACATCGCTTCTGGGCACAACCTTTGCGTTATCGCCGTGCGATTGGGGTGGGGGCTTATGTGTTGGCTTTAGCCCATACTGGTCACATGCTGGAGCATACCTTGCAGTGGAATTTTGAGGCAATTTCCTTCATGTTGCCGATGCATCAGATGGGGATTTGGGCGGGAATTGTGGCACTGGTATTGATAACACCCGCCGCGCTGACGAGTTTTGACCTGCTTCAGAAGGCTTTGGGAACACGCTGGCGATACATTCACTTGCTATCGGTTCCCGCTTTAGTGCTTGCGGCTATGCATACGGTGCTCATTGGTTCCCATTACCTCGGTGACTTTGAAGGAATATGGGAGAATAAACTGATGGTTGCGATCGCGTCTTTTTTGGTCATCGCTGTTTTACTGATACGCTTACCCCAATTCTGGTCACTGGTATCTCTACAGAAGTTCTATCTCCCACCTAACCTCAAGTAA
- the leuS gene encoding leucine--tRNA ligase → MESRYNPAEIEAHWQKIWSEQGIDQTQTESDKPKFYALSMFPYPSGNLHMGHVRNYTITDVIARTHRMQGYRVLHPMGWDAFGLPAENAAIQRGVHPAKWTYENIAHMKGQLKPLGFSIDWNHELATCSPDYYKWTQWIFLQFLKAGLAYQKEAAVNWDPIDQTVLANEQVDSEGRSWRSGAKVERKLLRQWFFKITNYAEELLNDLDKLTGWPERVKLMQANWIGKSVGAYLEFPIVGMDEKIGVFTTRPDTVYGVTYVVLAPEHPLTPKVTTQDRKVAVDAFIQEVSEESELERTAEDKPKRGIPTGGKAINPFTGEEIPIWIADYVLYEYGTGAVMGVPAHDTRDFQFATEQKLPIQVAIVRADAADAKVAPKQAYTEPGIVVNSDLFNGMESPHAKEEIIKYAERQGWGKARIQYRLRDWLISRQRYWGAPIPVIHCPNCGIVPVPEADLPVQLPEDVEFKGGRVSSLAQLEGWANVPCPSCGTAAKRETDTMDTFIDSSWYFLRFTDAKNDNQVFDPNKTNDWMPVDQYVGGIEHAILHLLYSRFFTKVLRDRGLLNFDEPFQRLLTQGMVQGLTYMNPTTGKWIPSAQVDPNDPKDPETGEKLEVSYKTMSKSKYNGVAPEAVINKYGADTARMFILFKAPPEKDLEWDEADVEGQFRFLNRVWRLVTDFVAVKGAKPNTPTEGDLTKAEKDLRRAIHTAIKAVTEDLGDEYQFNTAVSELMKLSNALTDANCKDSPVYVEGIETLILMLAPFAPHIAEELWRQTGHSESVHTAPWPQYDPDALVADEITLVIQIMGKTRGTVQVPSQADKQALEQYARESEVAQRYLEGKEIKKVIVVPGKLVNFVVG, encoded by the coding sequence GTGGAGTCCCGTTACAACCCCGCCGAGATAGAGGCACATTGGCAAAAGATTTGGTCTGAGCAAGGAATCGATCAGACCCAGACAGAGAGCGATAAACCGAAATTCTACGCCCTGTCGATGTTTCCCTATCCATCGGGTAACCTGCACATGGGTCATGTTCGTAATTATACGATTACGGATGTGATTGCTAGAACTCACCGGATGCAGGGCTATCGGGTACTGCACCCGATGGGTTGGGATGCCTTTGGTTTACCGGCGGAAAATGCGGCAATCCAGCGTGGCGTTCATCCGGCGAAGTGGACGTATGAAAACATTGCCCATATGAAGGGGCAGTTAAAGCCGTTGGGTTTTTCCATCGACTGGAATCACGAACTCGCTACTTGTTCTCCAGACTATTACAAGTGGACACAGTGGATTTTCTTGCAATTTCTCAAAGCAGGATTGGCTTATCAGAAAGAAGCCGCTGTAAACTGGGACCCGATCGATCAAACTGTACTCGCCAACGAGCAAGTGGATAGTGAGGGACGTTCTTGGCGTTCCGGTGCCAAAGTCGAACGTAAATTGTTGCGGCAATGGTTCTTTAAAATTACCAACTATGCCGAGGAATTGCTCAACGACTTGGATAAGTTGACGGGTTGGCCGGAACGGGTGAAACTCATGCAGGCCAACTGGATTGGGAAATCGGTTGGTGCCTATTTAGAATTTCCCATTGTTGGGATGGATGAAAAAATCGGCGTGTTCACGACTCGTCCGGATACGGTTTATGGCGTGACTTATGTTGTGTTAGCGCCAGAACATCCCTTAACGCCGAAAGTGACAACCCAAGACCGGAAAGTGGCGGTTGACGCCTTTATCCAAGAAGTTTCTGAAGAAAGCGAACTGGAACGCACAGCGGAGGATAAGCCGAAACGCGGGATTCCCACGGGGGGTAAAGCCATCAATCCGTTTACTGGGGAAGAAATCCCCATCTGGATTGCCGACTACGTACTGTATGAGTATGGCACCGGTGCGGTGATGGGTGTTCCTGCTCACGATACCAGGGATTTCCAATTCGCCACAGAGCAAAAGTTGCCGATTCAAGTGGCGATTGTGCGGGCTGATGCGGCTGATGCCAAGGTTGCTCCGAAGCAGGCTTACACTGAGCCAGGTATTGTGGTGAATTCTGACCTATTTAACGGGATGGAATCCCCTCATGCCAAGGAAGAAATTATTAAATATGCCGAAAGACAAGGATGGGGGAAAGCCCGAATCCAGTATCGTTTGCGGGATTGGTTAATCTCCCGGCAACGCTACTGGGGTGCCCCGATTCCGGTGATTCACTGTCCGAATTGCGGGATAGTGCCGGTGCCGGAAGCTGATTTGCCGGTGCAGTTGCCGGAAGATGTGGAATTTAAGGGGGGGCGTGTTTCGTCCTTAGCACAACTTGAAGGTTGGGCAAATGTGCCTTGTCCCAGTTGTGGCACCGCAGCGAAGCGGGAGACGGACACGATGGATACGTTTATCGATTCTTCGTGGTATTTCTTGCGCTTTACGGATGCCAAGAATGACAATCAAGTGTTTGACCCCAACAAAACGAATGACTGGATGCCAGTTGATCAATATGTCGGGGGAATTGAACACGCGATTTTGCACTTATTGTACTCGCGGTTCTTTACTAAAGTGTTGCGCGATCGCGGTTTGCTCAACTTCGATGAACCGTTCCAACGCCTGTTAACTCAAGGCATGGTGCAGGGGTTAACCTACATGAACCCCACCACTGGCAAGTGGATTCCTTCGGCACAGGTAGACCCCAACGACCCGAAAGACCCCGAAACGGGGGAAAAGTTGGAAGTTTCCTACAAAACGATGTCGAAATCTAAGTATAACGGCGTCGCACCGGAGGCTGTAATTAACAAGTACGGCGCAGATACAGCCCGGATGTTCATCTTGTTTAAGGCACCGCCGGAAAAAGATTTGGAATGGGATGAGGCGGATGTGGAAGGGCAATTCCGCTTCCTGAATCGCGTCTGGCGTTTGGTGACAGATTTTGTAGCCGTGAAGGGCGCAAAGCCTAACACTCCTACAGAGGGTGACTTGACGAAAGCTGAAAAGGACTTGAGACGGGCTATTCACACTGCCATTAAAGCTGTCACTGAAGATTTAGGGGATGAGTACCAATTCAACACGGCGGTTTCAGAGTTGATGAAACTGAGTAATGCTTTGACGGATGCGAATTGCAAAGACTCACCCGTATATGTTGAAGGAATTGAAACTTTAATACTGATGTTGGCACCCTTTGCCCCCCATATTGCTGAGGAGTTGTGGCGTCAGACGGGTCATAGTGAGTCAGTTCATACTGCTCCTTGGCCTCAATATGACCCAGATGCTTTAGTGGCTGATGAGATTACCTTGGTGATTCAAATTATGGGCAAAACTCGCGGGACAGTTCAAGTGCCATCGCAAGCGGATAAGCAAGCGTTGGAACAATATGCGCGGGAGTCGGAGGTTGCCCAGCGTTACCTTGAAGGCAAGGAAATTAAGAAGGTGATTGTGGTGCCTGGGAAGCTGGTGAATTTTGTTGTGGGTTGA
- a CDS encoding gamma-glutamylcyclotransferase family protein has translation MNLIKVFVYGTLKPGEINYHRYCAGKVVEEQPAIAYGQLYHLSRGYPGMILGDSQVQGFLLTFADSAIFDSLDQLEDYDPNRRPEDNEYNREQIEVYDKAGQSLGLAWVYFMTLGKVQNFQGIYINSGCWSSDIPI, from the coding sequence TTGAATCTTATTAAAGTTTTCGTATACGGCACCCTCAAACCCGGAGAGATTAATTACCATCGCTACTGTGCAGGAAAGGTCGTGGAGGAGCAACCTGCGATCGCATACGGTCAACTGTATCACCTATCGCGGGGCTATCCAGGAATGATACTTGGAGACAGTCAGGTGCAGGGTTTTTTGCTCACCTTTGCTGATTCCGCCATCTTCGATAGTTTGGATCAACTAGAAGATTACGACCCAAACCGCCGACCGGAAGACAACGAATATAATCGAGAGCAAATTGAAGTTTATGACAAAGCAGGGCAATCACTCGGATTGGCTTGGGTCTACTTCATGACACTGGGAAAGGTGCAAAATTTCCAGGGTATTTACATTAATTCGGGGTGTTGGAGTAGCGATATTCCTATCTAA
- a CDS encoding branched-chain amino acid transaminase codes for MHNFLPIAYFQKNFVPFADAKISIATHALHYGTGAFGGLRGIPDPQNEKQILLFRLDRHCQRLSHSAKVLNYNLPPDKIQNVIVNFVKKNNPATSFYIRPFVYTSDLGIAPRLHNIEKDFFVYGLELGDYLSPDGVSCRISSWYRQEDRSLPLRAKISGAYITSSLAKTEAVESGFDEAILINSQGKVCEASGMNIFIVRNGQLITPGFDQDILEGITRDSILTLARDLEIPTVERPVDKSELLIADEVFLSGTAARITPVKRVENYELSQNRPITEKLRDKLTAITENRDSNYQDWVFPISVD; via the coding sequence ATGCATAATTTTTTGCCCATCGCTTACTTTCAAAAGAATTTTGTCCCCTTTGCTGATGCCAAAATTTCAATTGCCACCCATGCGCTACACTATGGAACTGGAGCTTTTGGAGGATTAAGGGGAATTCCTGACCCTCAAAATGAAAAGCAAATCCTGTTGTTTCGCTTAGATCGCCATTGCCAACGATTAAGCCATAGCGCTAAAGTTCTTAATTACAATTTGCCCCCTGATAAAATTCAGAACGTTATCGTTAATTTTGTTAAAAAAAATAACCCAGCCACTTCTTTTTATATTCGACCTTTTGTCTACACATCAGATTTAGGAATTGCGCCTAGGCTACATAACATTGAAAAAGATTTCTTTGTTTATGGGCTAGAGTTGGGAGATTATTTATCTCCGGATGGAGTCAGTTGTCGCATTAGTTCTTGGTATCGTCAAGAAGACCGTAGCTTACCTTTAAGAGCCAAGATTAGTGGCGCTTACATTACTTCTTCATTAGCGAAAACGGAAGCCGTAGAATCAGGTTTTGATGAGGCTATTTTGATTAATTCTCAAGGTAAAGTCTGCGAAGCCTCTGGGATGAATATCTTTATCGTGAGAAATGGACAACTCATTACCCCTGGATTCGATCAAGATATTTTAGAGGGAATTACCAGAGATAGTATTCTCACCCTTGCCAGAGACTTGGAAATTCCTACTGTAGAAAGACCTGTTGATAAATCAGAACTTTTGATAGCCGATGAAGTTTTCCTGAGTGGAACAGCCGCCCGGATTACCCCAGTGAAACGAGTAGAAAATTATGAATTATCCCAGAACCGACCGATTACGGAAAAACTCAGAGATAAGCTAACGGCTATTACAGAAAATCGAGACTCTAATTACCAAGACTGGGTTTTCCCCATCTCTGTTGACTAA
- the petL gene encoding cytochrome b6-f complex subunit PetL, translating into MSGVVAYFLLLGGATGVALALFFGLKAVKLI; encoded by the coding sequence ATGTCTGGAGTCGTTGCTTACTTTTTATTGCTCGGTGGTGCTACAGGTGTTGCTCTGGCGCTCTTTTTTGGTTTGAAGGCTGTCAAATTGATTTAA
- the aroB gene encoding 3-dehydroquinate synthase has translation MDSVIGVNLPEQSYQIAVVAGGLDDLGVWMSRLKLGKKVLVVSNPVIFKKYGERTLAALKLVGYEVSTCTLPAGERYKTLKSVQKIYDVALENRLERSSTVVALGGGVVGDMAGFAAATWLRGINVVQVPTSLLAMVDSSVGGKTGVNHPQGKNLIGAFYQPKFVLIDPSVLKTLPPREFRAGMAEVIKYGIIWDAELFDKLEAAKRLDQLRYVDEELLSLILARSCQAKADVVGKDEKEAGLRAILNYGHTIGHAVESLTGYKLVNHGEAVAIGMVAAGQIAVQLKMWKSEEAQRQDALIEKTGLPTQLPSGLDIDAIVDSLQTDKKVKDGKVRFILPTQIGAVTITDQVPADVIRQVLRQMQVS, from the coding sequence ATGGATTCTGTGATTGGAGTGAATTTGCCGGAGCAGTCTTATCAGATTGCCGTAGTGGCAGGTGGATTAGATGATTTAGGGGTGTGGATGAGCCGCTTAAAACTGGGGAAGAAGGTTTTGGTGGTATCGAATCCTGTGATATTCAAGAAATATGGCGAACGGACGCTTGCAGCCCTAAAGTTAGTGGGATATGAGGTATCCACCTGTACTCTCCCGGCGGGTGAACGCTACAAAACCCTCAAGTCTGTGCAAAAAATCTATGATGTTGCATTAGAAAACCGTTTAGAGCGTTCCTCTACCGTCGTCGCTTTAGGGGGTGGCGTGGTTGGGGATATGGCGGGTTTTGCGGCGGCTACCTGGCTACGGGGGATTAATGTAGTGCAGGTGCCGACATCGCTGTTGGCAATGGTGGATTCCTCGGTGGGTGGCAAGACTGGGGTGAATCATCCCCAAGGTAAGAACTTAATTGGGGCATTTTATCAACCGAAATTTGTTTTAATTGACCCCTCTGTATTAAAAACATTACCACCTCGCGAATTTCGGGCAGGGATGGCAGAGGTAATTAAATATGGGATTATTTGGGATGCTGAGCTATTCGACAAACTAGAAGCGGCAAAGCGTCTCGATCAATTGCGTTATGTGGATGAGGAGTTGTTGTCTCTGATTCTCGCTCGTTCCTGTCAAGCCAAAGCAGATGTGGTAGGGAAAGATGAGAAGGAAGCAGGGTTAAGGGCAATTCTCAACTATGGTCACACGATTGGTCATGCGGTAGAAAGCTTAACGGGATATAAGTTAGTCAATCATGGGGAAGCGGTGGCAATTGGCATGGTTGCAGCCGGTCAGATTGCAGTGCAACTCAAGATGTGGAAGTCAGAGGAGGCACAGCGTCAAGACGCATTAATTGAGAAAACAGGATTACCGACTCAGTTACCTTCTGGACTGGATATTGATGCAATTGTGGATAGTCTACAAACGGATAAGAAAGTGAAAGATGGGAAGGTACGGTTTATTTTACCGACTCAGATTGGTGCGGTAACGATTACAGATCAAGTGCCTGCGGATGTGATTCGGCAAGTGCTCAGGCAAATGCAAGTATCATAA